A window from Ruminiclostridium josui JCM 17888 encodes these proteins:
- a CDS encoding beta-ketoacyl-ACP synthase III, whose product MIKSTKSVGIIGTGSFVPEKVLTNNDLEKLVDTSDEWIRKRTGISERHVLDEDVPNYTMGIEAAKRALEDAGVEPEEIDLIIVSTETPDYMSPSMACIIQGAIGAVNAAAFDINAACTGFIYSLSVAQQFIANGVYKHALVIGCEGLSKIVDWKDRNTCILFGDASGAVVLGVVDEGYGILDLFLGSNGAEGMKITIPNLYISEEEKKKRPNGKFNSLWMDGKEVFKFAVKAMSTATMHVLDNLNLDISELDFIFPHQANTRIIDGAIKKLGITDDKIHYIINKYGNISSASIPVAMDEAQRKGKLKKGDNMLLVAFGGGLTWGSMAIKWNK is encoded by the coding sequence ATGATAAAATCGACTAAGAGTGTAGGGATAATAGGTACAGGAAGTTTTGTACCAGAAAAAGTACTTACAAATAACGATTTGGAAAAATTAGTTGATACCTCAGACGAATGGATTAGAAAAAGAACAGGAATATCCGAGAGACATGTCTTAGATGAGGATGTTCCTAATTATACGATGGGAATTGAAGCGGCAAAGAGGGCTTTGGAAGATGCCGGTGTTGAACCAGAGGAAATAGATTTGATTATTGTATCAACTGAAACCCCTGACTACATGTCACCATCAATGGCTTGTATTATTCAAGGAGCTATTGGAGCTGTAAATGCTGCTGCATTTGATATAAATGCAGCTTGTACAGGATTTATTTACTCGTTATCAGTTGCACAGCAGTTTATTGCAAATGGAGTTTATAAGCATGCTTTAGTAATTGGTTGTGAAGGCTTGTCGAAGATTGTTGACTGGAAAGACAGAAATACTTGTATACTATTCGGTGATGCTTCTGGTGCGGTGGTACTTGGAGTAGTTGATGAAGGATACGGAATACTTGATTTATTCCTTGGTTCAAATGGCGCCGAAGGTATGAAAATAACAATTCCAAATCTCTATATATCTGAAGAAGAAAAGAAAAAAAGACCAAACGGGAAATTCAATTCACTATGGATGGATGGCAAAGAGGTATTTAAATTTGCTGTAAAGGCCATGTCAACAGCAACAATGCATGTTTTAGATAATCTAAATTTAGATATAAGTGAACTTGATTTTATTTTTCCACATCAGGCAAACACCAGAATTATTGATGGTGCCATAAAGAAACTTGGAATTACAGATGATAAAATACATTACATTATAAATAAATACGGTAATATTTCATCAGCATCTATACCTGTAGCAATGGATGAAGCTCAAAGAAAAGGAAAATTAAAAAAAGGCGACAATATGCTTCTTGTTGCTTTTGGAGGCGGATTAACTTGGGGCTCAATGGCTATTAAGTGGAATAAATAG
- the plsX gene encoding phosphate acyltransferase PlsX has product MNIIVDAMGGDNAPDAIIDGCVEAINMKEGFNITLVGKSEIIENNLSKKEFNKDRISIVNATEVITGEDTPTKAIRGKKDSSMVVGMKLLKENKGDAFISAGNTGAIMTGALLIVGRIKGIDRPSLPALVPSKKDMVLIIDAGMNTVCKPINYLQFGIMGSIYMKLIYKKEKPKVGLLNVGSEDAKGNDTLKQAFSILSSSQINFVGNTEGNNIPGGDIDVAVCDGYAGNVALKLYEGAGSLFLGELKKLFTSNFFTKLCYLMLKPFFKNFKTKFDPDVLAGAPVLGVNGLVIKSHGSSKAKTIRYAILNRAIPLIENGVVNEIKDQFKNMEVDSSDDKID; this is encoded by the coding sequence ATTAACATTATTGTTGATGCTATGGGTGGAGATAATGCACCTGATGCCATAATAGACGGATGTGTTGAGGCAATAAATATGAAAGAAGGCTTTAATATTACTCTTGTTGGTAAAAGCGAAATAATAGAAAATAATTTAAGCAAAAAGGAATTTAATAAAGATAGAATAAGTATTGTCAATGCTACTGAGGTTATAACAGGCGAGGACACTCCTACAAAGGCTATAAGAGGCAAAAAGGATTCCTCAATGGTTGTAGGTATGAAGCTCTTAAAAGAAAATAAAGGCGATGCATTTATATCAGCAGGGAATACCGGAGCTATTATGACAGGTGCCTTATTGATAGTAGGTCGCATAAAGGGAATTGACAGACCATCACTTCCGGCATTAGTTCCATCAAAAAAAGATATGGTTTTAATAATAGATGCAGGTATGAATACCGTTTGCAAACCAATAAATTACTTGCAGTTCGGTATTATGGGCTCCATTTATATGAAACTGATTTATAAAAAGGAAAAACCAAAAGTTGGACTTTTGAATGTAGGCTCAGAAGACGCAAAAGGAAATGATACTCTCAAACAGGCCTTCAGTATTCTTTCTTCTTCCCAAATTAATTTTGTAGGAAATACCGAAGGGAACAATATTCCTGGCGGAGATATTGACGTAGCTGTATGTGACGGCTATGCAGGAAATGTTGCTTTAAAGCTCTATGAAGGTGCGGGGTCTCTATTTCTTGGAGAACTAAAAAAGTTATTTACATCAAATTTTTTTACAAAGCTTTGTTATCTGATGCTCAAACCGTTTTTTAAGAATTTTAAAACTAAATTCGATCCTGATGTACTTGCAGGAGCTCCGGTTTTAGGTGTTAATGGGTTAGTAATTAAGAGTCATGGTTCATCGAAGGCAAAAACAATAAGATATGCAATTTTAAACAGAGCAATACCTTTAATAGAAAATGGCGTAGTAAATGAAATTAAAGATCAATTCAAGAATATGGAGGTGGACTCTTCCGATGATAAAATCGACTAA
- the fapR gene encoding transcription factor FapR produces the protein MSRSSSHKQQRQKILLEKIKYDPFLTDEELADYFKVSVPTIRLDRLELSIPELRERIKNVAESNQEKLKSLKSREFIGELIDLQLGQSAISLMETNSTMAFEKTHIVRGHYIYSLAETLAIAVIDSQVALVGVANIKYKIPVYAGARIIAKAEVKESKGNRFIVWVKIYEKNVEVFRGKFILVSLNENTIKEKI, from the coding sequence GTGAGCAGATCATCTTCTCACAAACAGCAAAGACAAAAGATTCTGCTTGAGAAAATTAAGTACGACCCATTCTTAACAGATGAAGAATTAGCTGATTATTTTAAAGTGAGCGTACCAACAATCAGACTTGACCGACTGGAACTTTCAATTCCAGAATTACGTGAAAGAATTAAAAATGTTGCCGAGAGCAATCAGGAAAAATTAAAGTCATTAAAAAGCAGAGAATTTATCGGCGAATTGATAGATTTACAGCTTGGACAAAGTGCAATTTCACTTATGGAAACAAACAGTACAATGGCATTTGAAAAAACTCATATTGTACGAGGGCACTATATTTACTCATTGGCAGAAACCCTTGCCATAGCTGTAATTGATTCACAAGTAGCATTAGTTGGAGTTGCGAATATAAAATACAAGATTCCTGTTTATGCAGGAGCAAGAATAATAGCAAAAGCTGAGGTCAAGGAGTCTAAGGGAAACAGGTTTATTGTCTGGGTCAAAATATACGAAAAAAACGTTGAAGTATTCAGAGGAAAATTTATACTGGTATCTCTTAATGAAAATACAATTAAAGAAAAAATATGA
- the pgsA gene encoding CDP-diacylglycerol--glycerol-3-phosphate 3-phosphatidyltransferase, whose translation MNLPNKITISRIFLVPLFMIFVIPIPDATVNFQLLSFMKDEMLAFNNFINNYGSYVAAVLFILAASTDGVDGYIARKHKLVTAFGKFLDPIADKLLITAALIALVQQQVVTGWAAMIIISRELLVTGLRLVAAGEGQVIAANKSGKIKMVFQAIAVSVSLLKNWPFSIFTDVPVDSYLMFIAVIITIYSGIDFFAKNLKILKSGGM comes from the coding sequence ATGAATTTACCAAATAAAATAACTATATCAAGGATATTTCTAGTTCCGTTATTTATGATTTTTGTTATACCAATTCCTGATGCAACAGTAAATTTTCAGCTTTTGTCTTTCATGAAAGACGAAATGTTAGCATTTAATAATTTTATTAATAATTATGGAAGTTACGTTGCTGCGGTGCTATTTATATTGGCTGCGAGTACTGATGGAGTTGACGGATATATTGCTAGAAAACATAAACTAGTTACTGCTTTTGGAAAATTTCTTGACCCTATTGCCGATAAATTATTAATTACTGCTGCATTGATTGCTTTGGTTCAGCAGCAGGTAGTAACAGGTTGGGCAGCTATGATTATAATATCCAGGGAACTTTTAGTTACAGGATTACGTTTGGTTGCTGCAGGAGAAGGACAAGTTATTGCGGCCAACAAGTCAGGAAAAATCAAAATGGTATTTCAGGCTATTGCAGTTTCAGTTTCTCTTTTAAAGAATTGGCCGTTTTCAATATTTACGGATGTACCGGTTGACTCATATCTGATGTTTATAGCTGTTATAATAACAATATATTCAGGAATAGACTTTTTTGCAAAGAACTTGAAAATACTTAAGTCTGGCGGGATGTAA
- the rimO gene encoding 30S ribosomal protein S12 methylthiotransferase RimO — MKKKIGIVSLGCPKNLVDSEIMLGMLSHADYEIVNNKEDANVLIVNTCGFIESAQQESINTILEMADEKSRNCEVLIVTGCMAERYKEKILEQIPEVDAVLGTGNYKEIAEVINLAYMGEKTVSYGKLDETDYLDEERVISSAKHSVYLKISEGCDNRCTYCIIPFLRGKYRSRKMESLVREAELLAEKGAKEIIIVAQDSTRYGIDIYGKKMLPELIRKLSDISGIEWIRLLYCYPEEIDDELINEISNNPKVCKYLDIPIQHASDRVLKQMGRRGTITEIKQVLNKLREKVKGIYIRTSLIVGFPGETEEDFEELVAFLKEFRLDRVGVFTYSKEDGTPAAKMKGQIPKHIKIKRQKKILELQNSISREINQGRNGKVYKTIVDGIADDGIFYYGRTYAEAPEIDGVIYFTSPEELLIGSFADVRILNSEDYDLIGEVINEFTK; from the coding sequence GTGAAAAAAAAGATAGGCATCGTCTCATTGGGGTGCCCAAAAAATTTAGTAGACAGCGAGATAATGCTGGGTATGTTGTCCCATGCAGATTATGAAATTGTAAATAACAAGGAAGATGCTAATGTACTTATAGTAAATACATGCGGGTTTATAGAATCCGCTCAGCAGGAATCCATAAATACAATTTTAGAAATGGCTGATGAAAAGAGCAGAAATTGTGAGGTACTTATAGTTACCGGTTGTATGGCAGAAAGGTATAAAGAAAAAATACTTGAACAGATACCGGAAGTAGACGCAGTTTTGGGTACAGGTAATTATAAAGAAATAGCCGAAGTAATTAATCTTGCGTATATGGGAGAAAAGACAGTATCTTATGGAAAACTGGACGAGACTGATTATCTTGATGAAGAGAGAGTAATTTCGTCAGCTAAACATTCAGTTTATCTGAAAATATCAGAAGGATGTGATAATCGCTGCACGTACTGTATTATACCGTTTTTGAGAGGTAAGTACAGGAGCCGTAAAATGGAGTCATTAGTTAGAGAAGCTGAACTTTTGGCTGAAAAAGGTGCAAAGGAAATCATTATTGTCGCACAGGACAGTACTCGTTATGGTATTGATATATATGGTAAAAAAATGCTTCCGGAGTTAATCAGAAAGCTATCAGACATAAGTGGAATAGAATGGATAAGACTTTTGTATTGCTACCCTGAGGAAATAGACGATGAGTTAATTAATGAAATATCCAATAATCCAAAGGTTTGCAAATATCTTGATATCCCCATACAGCATGCTTCTGACAGAGTACTAAAGCAAATGGGAAGAAGAGGCACTATAACTGAAATTAAGCAAGTACTTAATAAGTTAAGAGAAAAAGTCAAAGGTATTTATATCAGAACATCGTTGATAGTTGGATTTCCTGGTGAGACAGAGGAAGATTTTGAAGAATTAGTTGCTTTTCTAAAGGAATTTAGGTTGGATAGAGTAGGAGTATTTACTTATTCCAAAGAGGATGGTACACCGGCAGCAAAGATGAAAGGCCAAATACCAAAGCATATTAAAATTAAAAGGCAAAAAAAGATTCTTGAGCTCCAAAATTCAATCAGCAGGGAAATAAACCAAGGTAGGAATGGAAAAGTCTACAAAACTATAGTTGACGGTATTGCCGATGATGGTATATTCTATTATGGACGTACTTATGCAGAAGCTCCTGAGATTGATGGGGTTATTTATTTTACCAGTCCCGAAGAGCTTTTAATAGGTAGTTTTGCAGATGTAAGGATTCTTAATTCCGAAGATTATGATTTGATAGGAGAGGTCATAAATGAATTTACCAAATAA
- a CDS encoding regulatory protein RecX has protein sequence MRITSIEKSNKNKSMASVCIDDKIEFVLPQKRIDALNLAIDKIIEGETLDYILKYEVYAAAKSSAVKFLSLKLRTSFEVEEKLRELGYEETTINQVINDLTEIDYINDYKYATKYISEKTKLKPKSIRLLQMELSNKGIPDDIISSVIEELNPDDDEVALEILKKRYSKYTEYDENLINKMKSYLAGRGFSYNQISKAISKYLPED, from the coding sequence ATGAGGATTACATCAATAGAAAAAAGCAATAAGAATAAATCCATGGCAAGTGTCTGCATTGATGACAAGATAGAATTTGTGCTGCCACAAAAACGTATAGATGCTCTTAATCTTGCCATTGACAAAATAATAGAGGGGGAAACACTGGATTACATACTTAAATACGAGGTCTACGCCGCAGCAAAGAGTTCAGCGGTAAAGTTTCTTTCTTTGAAACTCAGAACTTCTTTTGAAGTAGAAGAAAAGCTTAGAGAACTGGGTTATGAGGAGACTACAATAAATCAAGTGATAAATGATTTAACTGAAATAGATTATATCAATGATTATAAATATGCTACTAAATATATATCCGAAAAAACAAAGCTGAAGCCAAAGTCTATCAGATTATTGCAAATGGAATTGAGTAATAAGGGAATACCTGATGATATAATAAGCAGTGTGATTGAAGAATTAAACCCGGATGATGATGAGGTAGCTTTGGAAATACTTAAAAAAAGATATTCAAAATATACAGAGTATGATGAGAATTTGATTAATAAAATGAAATCTTATCTTGCAGGCAGAGGGTTTAGTTATAATCAAATTTCAAAAGCAATAAGTAAATACTTACCAGAAGACTAA
- the recA gene encoding recombinase RecA — translation MLEKKKALEMALGQIEKQFGKGAVMKLGENSHMNVESIPTGSMSLDLALGVGGVPRGRIVEVFGPESSGKTTVALHIIAEAQKAGGEAAFIDAEHALDPVYAKKLGVDIENLIVSQPDTGEQALEITEALVRSGAIDVIVVDSVAALVPKAEIDGEMGDSHIGLQARLMSQALRKLAGVISKSRTTAIFINQLREKVGVMFGNPETTPGGRALKFYSSVRLDVRRIEALKQANEVVGNRTRVKVVKNKVAPPFKEAEFDIVYGEGISKEGGILDIAVSMDIVNKSGAWFSYNGQRIGQGRENAKQYLKENPAMCSEIEKLIRSNFVVTDAPQNEGTEGDEDISLDEIE, via the coding sequence GTGTTAGAAAAGAAAAAAGCATTAGAGATGGCTTTGGGCCAGATAGAGAAACAGTTTGGCAAAGGTGCGGTAATGAAACTGGGCGAAAATTCACATATGAATGTAGAGAGTATTCCTACAGGGTCCATGAGCCTTGATTTGGCACTGGGAGTAGGAGGAGTTCCCCGAGGAAGGATAGTAGAAGTTTTTGGACCGGAGTCATCAGGTAAAACGACAGTTGCATTGCATATCATTGCGGAGGCTCAAAAAGCCGGAGGCGAAGCTGCTTTTATAGACGCAGAACACGCCCTTGATCCTGTGTATGCAAAGAAACTTGGGGTTGATATAGAAAATTTGATAGTATCTCAGCCTGATACAGGTGAACAGGCTCTTGAGATTACAGAAGCACTTGTAAGAAGTGGTGCCATAGATGTTATTGTAGTTGACTCTGTTGCCGCTCTTGTGCCTAAAGCAGAAATTGATGGAGAAATGGGAGATTCCCATATAGGTTTGCAAGCAAGGCTTATGTCACAGGCATTGAGAAAATTAGCCGGTGTTATTAGTAAATCCAGAACAACTGCTATATTTATTAATCAGCTTCGTGAGAAGGTCGGTGTAATGTTTGGTAATCCGGAAACTACTCCCGGTGGTAGAGCATTAAAGTTCTATTCCTCAGTAAGGCTTGATGTCAGAAGAATAGAAGCATTAAAGCAAGCTAACGAAGTTGTAGGTAACAGAACAAGAGTTAAGGTTGTAAAAAATAAAGTAGCACCTCCATTCAAAGAAGCTGAGTTTGATATAGTTTATGGTGAGGGTATATCAAAAGAAGGCGGTATACTTGATATAGCCGTTAGCATGGATATTGTCAACAAGAGTGGAGCATGGTTCTCGTATAACGGTCAGCGCATAGGTCAAGGCCGTGAAAATGCAAAGCAATATCTAAAAGAAAATCCTGCTATGTGCAGTGAAATTGAAAAACTTATCAGAAGTAATTTTGTTGTAACTGATGCTCCACAAAATGAAGGTACAGAAGGAGACGAAGATATTTCACTTGATGAAATTGAATAG
- the murJ gene encoding murein biosynthesis integral membrane protein MurJ, with translation MSSNNKKLTGAAIIVMASLVVSRITGYLRTILINNLLTAAQSDSLLAAFRTTDLMYNLLIGGAISAALVPVLSGYIAKDEEEDGWKAVGTFINVVFVTMIGVCILGVIFAPAVVSMTASGLTGEKREMTIQLTRILFPSVGFMMLAGMTNGVLYSYKRFASAAFAPSVYNLGTALSIFILSRFGVRFVAFGVLASAIIYFLMQITFAWPNLKYYRPKILWKNQGFRRLFKLAIPSLAASAIAQINILISLNFISMFKNDGSITAYYNANDLWQLPYGIFAMGLGTAILPTLSEKLALKKIGEFKEILDNGFRTILYLIIPSSVAFIVLSQPVVSVVYKWSQVIGKERIVTAGNILFLFTAAMIAQSMLALLNRAFYADNDTKTPLYVGTISIALNFVFCYIFMKTTDLGPAGMSLSYSIQSVVNMAIMMVIISKRMNGMGWKKLLNYSIKLLGAAVIMGGVLFLLNRFIPVDFTKPFVMHSKLIEIAALGVEIVVGASVYFAFTMLFKIDEAVAVKNKFISKIKGLVVKS, from the coding sequence TTGAGTTCAAATAATAAAAAATTAACAGGTGCCGCAATAATAGTTATGGCATCGTTGGTTGTAAGCAGAATAACGGGTTATTTGAGAACAATACTTATTAACAATCTGCTTACGGCAGCACAATCGGATTCATTGCTAGCAGCGTTCAGAACCACTGACTTGATGTACAATTTATTAATAGGCGGGGCAATTTCAGCAGCACTTGTTCCCGTACTGTCTGGATACATTGCTAAAGATGAGGAAGAGGACGGCTGGAAAGCTGTTGGAACTTTTATAAACGTTGTATTTGTAACCATGATTGGGGTATGTATTCTTGGAGTAATTTTTGCTCCTGCTGTAGTATCCATGACTGCGTCAGGCTTAACGGGTGAAAAAAGGGAGATGACAATCCAGCTTACCAGAATACTGTTTCCCTCAGTTGGTTTTATGATGCTTGCAGGAATGACAAACGGAGTGCTTTATTCATATAAGAGGTTTGCTTCCGCTGCATTTGCACCATCAGTTTATAATCTTGGAACTGCACTTAGCATATTCATACTTAGCAGATTTGGGGTTAGATTTGTTGCATTTGGTGTATTAGCAAGTGCGATTATATATTTCCTAATGCAGATAACCTTCGCATGGCCTAATTTAAAATATTACAGGCCTAAAATTCTTTGGAAGAATCAGGGGTTTAGAAGGCTGTTCAAGCTTGCAATACCATCCCTTGCAGCATCTGCCATAGCACAGATAAATATACTTATATCACTAAACTTTATATCTATGTTTAAAAATGACGGAAGTATAACGGCATATTACAATGCAAACGATTTATGGCAACTGCCCTACGGCATATTTGCAATGGGACTTGGAACAGCGATACTTCCTACACTTTCAGAAAAACTGGCACTGAAAAAGATAGGAGAATTCAAGGAAATACTTGATAATGGTTTTAGAACAATTCTGTATCTTATAATACCGTCATCAGTAGCATTTATAGTCCTTTCTCAACCTGTTGTCAGTGTTGTTTACAAATGGTCACAAGTTATAGGAAAAGAAAGAATTGTAACAGCAGGCAATATACTGTTTTTGTTTACGGCTGCAATGATTGCTCAGTCTATGCTTGCTCTTCTGAACAGGGCTTTTTATGCGGACAATGATACCAAGACTCCTCTTTATGTTGGTACCATATCTATTGCACTAAACTTTGTTTTCTGCTACATATTTATGAAAACTACAGATCTGGGTCCTGCCGGAATGTCATTGTCATATTCCATACAAAGCGTGGTAAATATGGCTATTATGATGGTGATAATATCAAAACGAATGAATGGAATGGGATGGAAAAAACTTCTTAACTATTCAATAAAGCTGTTAGGGGCTGCGGTTATTATGGGGGGAGTACTATTTTTATTAAATAGATTCATCCCTGTTGATTTTACAAAGCCTTTCGTAATGCACTCAAAGTTAATTGAAATAGCGGCATTAGGAGTAGAAATTGTAGTAGGAGCATCAGTTTATTTTGCATTTACCATGCTATTTAAGATAGATGAGGCCGTTGCAGTAAAGAACAAATTTATTAGTAAAATTAAGGGTTTAGTAGTTAAATCATAA
- a CDS encoding competence/damage-inducible protein A produces the protein MKAEILAVGTELLMGQIVNTNAQYISSKLPEAGVGVYYHSVVGDNPNRLEDSLKLALERSDVVITTGGLGPTQDDLTKETISRVCGKKLVIHEESLNRIKDYFSRLGRQMTPNNEKQAYMPEGCIVLENNNGTAPGCIIEMGEKVVVMLPGPPVEMKPMFLDYVMPYFKNKGDYSLESVILRVFGIGESAMETKIIDLIDNQTNPTIATYAKEGEVTIRVTASVKNGESAEEILMPVVDEIKRRTGENLYSDKDETLDSVAARLLLENNITIATAESCTGGLISEMFTNIPGISKVFMGGAVTYSNEAKMEYLGVKEKTLQAHGAVSRETAAEMAEGIRKRLKTDIGISVTGIAGPGGGTAEKPVGLVYIGLSSNSGTITKELRLSGNRKKIRTITALNVFDLIRRHILKLKIDF, from the coding sequence ATGAAAGCAGAAATATTAGCCGTTGGTACAGAGCTGCTTATGGGTCAGATTGTTAATACCAATGCACAGTATATATCCTCAAAACTGCCAGAAGCAGGAGTTGGTGTATATTATCATAGTGTAGTAGGTGACAATCCCAATAGATTAGAAGACTCTTTGAAACTTGCTTTGGAACGGAGTGACGTTGTCATTACAACAGGCGGTTTGGGACCTACACAGGATGATTTGACAAAGGAAACTATTTCAAGAGTTTGTGGAAAAAAGCTGGTTATTCATGAAGAGAGCCTAAATAGAATAAAAGATTATTTCAGCAGGCTAGGAAGACAGATGACTCCAAATAATGAAAAGCAAGCGTACATGCCCGAAGGTTGTATAGTACTTGAAAATAATAATGGTACTGCACCGGGATGTATAATTGAAATGGGAGAAAAGGTAGTTGTAATGCTCCCGGGCCCACCGGTAGAAATGAAGCCAATGTTTTTGGATTATGTTATGCCATATTTCAAAAATAAGGGCGATTATTCTCTGGAATCAGTAATTTTAAGGGTTTTTGGTATCGGTGAATCAGCTATGGAAACTAAAATAATAGATTTAATTGATAACCAAACAAATCCAACTATTGCTACGTATGCTAAGGAAGGCGAGGTTACTATAAGGGTAACTGCCAGTGTTAAAAATGGAGAAAGTGCAGAAGAAATACTGATGCCTGTTGTAGATGAGATTAAAAGAAGAACCGGTGAAAATCTGTACTCTGATAAAGATGAAACTTTGGATTCTGTGGCTGCTAGACTTCTTTTGGAAAACAATATTACAATTGCAACTGCTGAATCCTGTACAGGAGGTCTTATTTCAGAGATGTTTACCAATATACCTGGTATATCCAAGGTATTTATGGGAGGAGCAGTGACATATTCCAATGAAGCGAAAATGGAATACCTTGGAGTAAAGGAAAAGACTCTTCAGGCTCACGGAGCAGTCAGCCGTGAAACAGCAGCAGAAATGGCTGAAGGTATCAGAAAGCGACTAAAGACTGATATTGGTATTTCAGTTACAGGAATAGCAGGGCCAGGTGGAGGTACTGCCGAAAAACCTGTTGGTTTGGTTTATATAGGCCTTTCCAGTAACAGCGGAACAATTACAAAAGAGCTTAGACTTTCAGGAAATAGAAAAAAAATCAGAACGATTACAGCATTAAATGTGTTTGATTTAATAAGAAGACATATTTTAAAATTGAAAATTGATTTTTGA
- a CDS encoding SDR family oxidoreductase codes for MKALFIGGTGIISSAITSSLVEQGWELYLINRGNRSESIPAGAKLLKADINDEELVKSLIKDMNFDVVADFIAFVPSQVERDIRLFSGRTKQYIFISSASAYQKPLSDYRITESTPLANPYWEYSRNKIACEELLMSEYRNNGFPVTIVRPSHTYDNRSIPLGVHGNNGSWQVIKRMLENKPVIIHGDGSSLWTLTYNTDFAKGFIGLMGNIHAIGEAIHITSDESLTWNQIYEIIASTLGVKLNAVHIATDYLAASSDYDFTGSLLGDKSNTVVFDNSKIKRLVPGFNATVRFDQGVRYVLENILSHPELQTEDKEFDDWCDKVINNYMNSMKK; via the coding sequence ATGAAGGCATTGTTTATTGGTGGAACAGGTATTATTAGTTCAGCAATTACATCCTCTTTGGTTGAGCAAGGCTGGGAACTTTATCTTATTAACAGGGGCAACAGGTCTGAAAGCATTCCTGCAGGAGCAAAACTTTTAAAGGCTGATATTAATGACGAAGAACTTGTAAAATCACTTATAAAAGATATGAATTTTGATGTCGTGGCAGATTTTATTGCCTTTGTACCTTCACAGGTTGAACGTGATATAAGACTTTTCTCCGGCAGAACAAAGCAATACATATTTATTAGTTCTGCTTCAGCATATCAAAAACCCCTGTCTGATTATCGAATAACTGAATCAACACCTCTTGCAAATCCATATTGGGAATATTCTCGTAATAAAATTGCTTGTGAGGAACTTCTAATGTCAGAATACCGCAACAACGGCTTCCCTGTAACTATTGTACGTCCAAGTCACACTTACGACAATCGAAGCATTCCTCTTGGTGTTCATGGAAATAACGGCAGCTGGCAGGTAATAAAGAGGATGTTGGAAAACAAACCTGTAATCATTCACGGTGACGGAAGCTCTTTATGGACTTTAACATATAATACAGATTTTGCCAAAGGCTTCATAGGTTTAATGGGCAATATTCATGCCATTGGTGAGGCCATTCATATTACGTCTGATGAAAGCCTTACATGGAACCAGATTTATGAAATAATCGCTTCTACTTTGGGAGTAAAACTCAATGCTGTACACATAGCAACAGATTATCTTGCAGCTTCAAGCGACTATGATTTCACAGGTTCTCTTTTGGGGGATAAGTCAAACACAGTTGTATTCGACAATTCCAAGATAAAAAGGTTAGTACCCGGTTTTAATGCAACTGTTCGTTTTGACCAAGGAGTCAGATATGTTTTGGAAAATATTCTTTCCCATCCAGAACTCCAGACTGAAGATAAGGAATTTGATGATTGGTGTGATAAAGTTATCAATAATTATATGAATTCTATGAAAAAATAA